GTGGCGCGATGAGTGACATAGTGAGGTAAGGTGCGGTAAGGGGGAGGATTAGCCGTTGTGTTTAGGGGAACAAGGATGGAGGGGATATTGGAAGTCTGGTTCGagtctttcttttttttattttttttttaaaaaccaaaacgacgtcgttttagcaagtaaattaaaaaaaaacttttgaaCCGGCCAGTAAACAAAAGCTGCCGATTTTTCGATTTTCATCAAAACCGACCGGTTCAATCCGATTTTTTACAGTTTTATTTCTTGTCCGATCATATAGATCAACTGGACTGCTTAAAAATCTGGTTTATTGGTTTTTTAGTCGAACCGACTGGTTCAATCCGATTCTTTCAACTTTAATTTATAGAAATAAATTCTTTCTATtgttaagaaattaaaaaaataaagtgtagtttctaactttttaatattctctcttttatattttttatttttacttataaaattaaaaaaaaaatatcattttattctctccattattacaaaaattaagaaaatccaTTCCCAAAACAATCTATTACCCATGATAGCAGTGTGACGAATTTGCAGATAGTAGCGAAGTAAAAAGAAGACAGAACGGGATCGGACAGGAAAAAAACGCACCCCTATCCCCTCACTACAACCCTGGTCATCAACAATACCTGGTCTGCGCCCCGAGTCCCTgtgtataaataaataaagcagCCAGATACGGCACAGCACAGCTTATGTGGCAGCTGAGCTACTAGTAGTAATAAGAATCAGAGATACAAGAGAGTAGAGTAGTTGTTATGGAGAAGGAGAAAGGGACTATCACTACGACCAACAATAATAACAAGATAGAGAGGGGGCACCAGATGTACCGTGAGGGGCGTTACAGGGAAGCATTAGGGTTTTACACGGACGCGATCGCCCTCGCTAAAACCAAACCCCACAAGATCGCTCTCCACAGCAATCGCGCTGCTTGTTACCTCAAACTTCACCATTTCAAAAAGGTCAAACTTTCTTTTCCCTTGACTTTTTATGGACCAAATTAATCTccaaatttttatttcattgaGCAAAATAGTCCTTTCAGATTCTTCATCGTATGTATGGAGGAACTGATACgaggattttaaaatttttaggaaTTCTTAGTAAATAATGATATGGATTAACTTATCTGATTTTTTTCTTACTGAAATTTGATGCGAGATTAATTTGTCTAACAAAATAAAAGGTTAGAAATTGATTTGATAATTAAAGTTTGTTGAGGATTAAAAATTCGGACTTATAAAGAGATCCCTATCACCTAATATAGATAGATAAGCAGTTCATATAAAGTACAGAGCATTCTTGTTTTCAATTCCTAGGAATTAAATTGCTATTTGTTATTCGGTTATGTGCTGATAAGTGATATATTTGAgagtaactttttttttggtCCCTATGGCCATTTTTTTTTGGAAGCTGCAAATGAATTAACATGTGACACGTTCACGCTCTGTTAGGGAGAGTTCTGATAGTTTTGAATTTGGGGTCATAGTCATATTGGTCTTTAATCACTGGAGCATCATTATCTAACTAGAGAGGATTTAATATGAGCATCAATTTTAATAGTCGGTGAACCCAATTTTGGAGTTTTAAGCTGTTATTGGTAATAGGTTATGCGAGTTTTGGAGTTTTAAGCTGTTATTGGTAATAGGTTATGCGATGTTTTGTTATGggtgtaatttgaattagttGAAGTTTAAGGGGCAGATTGTGAGAGTGAATGCTTCTTTATTGAAAAGCTAGTAAATATACGAACTCTTGATTCAGTTGATTGGGTTAACATTTCTTCCCCTTGAGCAAGATCTTGGATTTGATTCTTGTGAACGGAAAATTGAGCTTCGAAAGAGCTTTATAGCTTTCATGAACCAACTTTGCTTCATATGAAAATTTGTAGTGGACTGAGGATAGTACCAGTAGTTATGGAGAAAgacaaataaaggaaaaaagaaaaaatagtaaACATATTGCACTTGGACATGAAAATTTCATCTGGACGTACAGCAAACTTGATGGGAATTATGCGCAAAAGTATAACTTGCGAACGAAAGACGCTTGCTTGAATTGAAAAATCTGTGACTTGTAATTGTAACAATGCTACCAACTTACCATTTAGCTGCTCTGTTGGTGTTGAATTATCTGTTTCTTATAGTTCTTGAAACTCCAGGCCAATTGTCTCATCCATCAAGGTGCCTACAAGCCAACGAGTATTAGTCAGCGTGTTCCACAGTTGATATTCCGGATGTGgacgaaaaacaaaaaaaatagaaaaaaaactgAGACTTTAGGTTACTGTGTATTATGTATTCTGTAACATGTCATTATAACTGTGGGATGATTGTTTAGGAATAATGACGCTCCATCTGTGTAGTTGCAAGCTTTTGTTGTATGATTTCTGTTTCAATACATTTGTGTTGGATACAATGACTACAATCAATTATTGTTGCTACTGTTTCAGGCAGCAGAAGAGTGTACCTCAGTGCTTGAGCTTGATCAAAACCACAGTGGGGCATTGATGCTGAGGGCTCAAACACTAGTCACCTTGAAGGAGTACCATTCAGCGCTTTTTGATGTCAATAGACTTTTAGAGTTGAACCCATCCTCAGAAGTATATCAAAATCTTCACGCTCGCTTGAAGACACAGTTGGTAGGTTGTTGTCTCCCCTGTATTTTGTTTCTGCTGCAGTTGCATACATTGCACAACTGTTAACTTGGCTTTAAGGTACTGAGAGATGAACGTGACATCTGTACCCTTGAGATAACTTAGTTGTTATCATTACAGCCCTTATAATTTGGAtggctttattttatttttggttaggtttttcttcttttctgtttcttttttcatttttcctaGTGCCTTTCCTTTCTCTCTCATCCTGTTGTAGTTATTAGTGAGATATTGATCTAGTGCATGTGCAAGTTAAAATGTGAACAATAAATTATTTGATGGTTAAAAACACTTTCAAGATTTCCATTTAATAAGTGAGAAGTGAAGAGAGAGAAATAGGAAGAGGTGGGAAAACAATAAGGAGAGTAGATAAAGAAAATCTGGGATATATATGGCTACTCTTtaaacatattttatttattggagTTAATGATGATGGGTGTAAATTGCTAAAGTATTCAGTAGcaaatatgatgatgatgattactTTTGCATTAGGCATCCCTTTAGGTGTGTTTGGCTACATTGGGCACTCTTCTAATTTGTGCGTGAACAACTTAAATTTGTCTTGCCAACTTTGACTATATGTGAGCTATAGTATTTGTAGGTTATAGTCTAATTTTAGGTTGATAGAAACAAAAATGATGACTGTTTCATGTGTAGCGATGCACCAACACACACAGACACACATTCTAAATTAAATACTTTGTCAACTGGTAGTAatctcccccccccccccccccccctttttttttttgtattggCTTGCTCAAGTGAAGACACTTGCTCCAATACCAGAGTCAGAAGAGGAGTTTGAAGAGCAGGAAGAAGAATCAGAAGACAGTCCTGAGGTCATACTAGGAGGAGAGAATAATGAGGAATCAATGGGAGGTAAGTACTTGGCAACTTCGGATATTAGAATTGATCAGAAGGTTGAACTCCGGAAAGATATCGTAAGTGCTGAATGTGCTTCTCAAGATACAAAATCCAAGTTCCCATCCAAAGATGGAAGAGACCAGAACAGTGAGGCTGAAAAGTCAAAAGCAGAGGCTGTAGCACCTAAAGCACTGAACAGGGAATCAACCGAGCAACAAACGAAAGGATGGCAAATGATTCCAAAACCGAAAGGGCATTCAGCTCTGGACTATGCACGATGGGACAGTGTTGAAGATGATTCTAGTGAAGACGACGACgaaaatgaagatgaagaaTCTTTGCCACAGTACCGGTTCCGCGTAAAAACGGTGGGGGTACGGCCTGTCAAGTGATATGTAAATTCTAGTACAAGGTACCTCTAAAATGGCTTTGCTGTTCAAGTACGGAACATAGAAGTGACTTCTTATGGACTAGAACGGGCTGGTTCCCTAGTTGGAATAGCTGAATCATGTGGTTTTCTCTTGAAGATCTACAATTTTGTTACTAGAGTTATCAGTCGATATGGTTGTCGATGATCATGAGCTATATAAACTCGAAGTTAACAGTAACATCCTCAGTGCCTCCCTTTGAAGCAACTGAGTTCCTGATCTCCAGGTCTGTTTGCATTTTCTTCTGATACTGAAGTTCGAGAGTTGTGCTTCCTTAATAGACGAGGTAGAGTCTTTCAGCTGTTGAGGGCCAAAGAGCATCATTCATACCATTACAACAGGTGCGAGAATAATATATACTCTTTCTGTTCCTGTATTAGTCAATGTGAAATTTTGTTACATTCTTTTATTAACCAAGGATGTACTGAATTTCCAGTTATAAATGCATGGAAATCGAGGGAGTATATTTCTCCCACCTTTATTTGATACTGCTTTAGAAGTTGTAAATAGCAGAGGAATATGAATGCTTAAGCATTGGAGAAAATAATCATAAGGTTGCAGCAGCCGTGAGCAcattctttttattattctttttatcATGCGTATTATgctttttgtgcttttttcttTGTAATGTACTAATGTATGATTCATTATAATGATATCAATAAagtatttagttatttttctttgtGAATACTAAATTTCGGCAAATCAGTCAGACAGCCTATGACAAAGGATCCATTGATTCTATTCCCGTTTGGATGGGTTATTGAATCTTGGGTTGAAGTTCCTTTTTATCTATTTCTGTTTGCAATCTATTAGTAATAACTTTATCTCTAGTGTTTAATTAGCTAGTAATTTAAGTTACTGATATGGACCGTCTAAAACTGTATAAAGGAGTCTCTCCATTAGATAGAGTAAGACATCATGTTTGAAGAGCTCTTAAAGGATAAGTTTATTTAGGTCTAATTCACTTACTACAGATAAAATCTTTCAAACCATACCATATGTTAGTACACTTAATggtgatttttaattaaagagTAGAGATGGGGTGTTCATAGCCTAATCTACTGCTTAGTCAGGCCCAAAATGAATAAAGTTCAATCTATAGATATCGAGCGAATCAGCTTCCACTGGACCTCATAGAGGTTGGTCACAACAACACAAGTGCAAATTTACTTATCTAAATAAGTAATCAATTTTTACTGCGTCTCCTATCCCTCTAAAAAGGAGATCTTAACAACTTACCTAACCAAAGAGAAACAACAACCTACCACCAAAGGTGGAACCACTGTAAAAGGTGGTTATCAACTCTATATTTACATTTATAAATATTCTGATATCCTCAAGTATACTTTGAACCCAATCTATTAAAAATCTGTCTAAAACCCTTGTTAACTTAAACATCGGAgtcttttgcaggtaccaccacttACCTTCTCACGAAGAACTCGGACGGCGACACCTCGACACCAGTAGATGTTGGACGCTGCCTCAAAAGGAGTTTGGACCTCATGCTCAGGCC
The Arachis stenosperma cultivar V10309 chromosome 7, arast.V10309.gnm1.PFL2, whole genome shotgun sequence genome window above contains:
- the LOC130941868 gene encoding uncharacterized protein LOC130941868, which produces MEKEKGTITTTNNNNKIERGHQMYREGRYREALGFYTDAIALAKTKPHKIALHSNRAACYLKLHHFKKAAEECTSVLELDQNHSGALMLRAQTLVTLKEYHSALFDVNRLLELNPSSEVYQNLHARLKTQLTLAPIPESEEEFEEQEEESEDSPEVILGGENNEESMGGKYLATSDIRIDQKVELRKDIVSAECASQDTKSKFPSKDGRDQNSEAEKSKAEAVAPKALNRESTEQQTKGWQMIPKPKGHSALDYARWDSVEDDSSEDDDENEDEESLPQYRFRVKTVGVRPVK